One part of the Augochlora pura isolate Apur16 chromosome 3, APUR_v2.2.1, whole genome shotgun sequence genome encodes these proteins:
- the LOC144468003 gene encoding casein kinase I isoform X1, which yields MACMSQRLAMSVVKSDFIVGSKYRLVRKIGSGSFGDIYLGINVSNGEEVAVKLENMRARHPQLLYESKLYKILHGGVGIPHIRWYGQEREYNVLVMDLLGPSLEDLFTFCSRRFTIKTVLMLADQMIGRIEYVHCKHFIHRDIKPDNFLMGIGRHCNKLFLIDFGLAKKYRDSRTRMHIIYREDKNLTGTARYASINAHIGIEQSRRDDMESLGYVLMYFNRGSLPWQGLKAATKKQKYEKISEKKMSTPVEVLCKGFPAEFAMYLNYTRGLRFEESPDYMYLRQLFRILFRTLNHQYDYTFDWTMLKQKSTLSAALQSGAGTGGSGAAPQVAQGQGQATAKVNEQAGIFS from the exons ATGGCGTGTATGTCCCAACGG TTGGCGATGTCAGTGGTAAAGAGTGATTTTATCGTGGGCAGCAAGTACAGGCTGGTGAGGAAGATCGGTTCGGGATCCTTTGGCGACATATACCTCGGTATCAACGTCTCTAATGGCGAG GAAGTTGCTGTTAAATTGGAGAACATGCGTGCGCGGCATCCGCAACTCTTATATgaatcaaaattatacaaaatcttacatgGAGGTGTAGGAATACCTCACATACGTTG GTATGGACAGGAACGTGAATACAATGTACTTGTTATGGATCTACTGGGTCCATCCCTAGAAGACCTTTTCACATTCTGTTCAAGGAGGTTCACAATTAAAACAGTTCTAATGTTGGCAGACCAAATGATTGGTAGGATCGAATATGTTCACtgcaaacattttattcacaGAGATATCAAGCCAGATAATTTCTTAATGGGTATTGGACGTCACTGCAATAAG CTGTTTCTTATTGATTTTGGATTAGCTAAAAAGTATAGAGATAGTCGCACAAgaatgcatataatatatcgggaggataaaaatttaacaggCACGGCAAGGTATGCCTCAATCAATGCACATATTGGAATAGAACAAAGCCGTCGCGACGATATGGAATCCCTTGGCTATGTGCTTATGTATTTCAATCGTGGATCCTTGCCCTGGCAAGGACTTAAAGCTGCTACTAAAAAGCAGAAGTACGAAAAAATCAGTGAAAAAAAGATGTCCACGCCTGTGGAAGTTTTATGTAAG gGATTCCCTGCTGAATTTgcaatgtatttaaattatactcGAGGTTTACGCTTCGAAGAAAGTCCAGATTACATGTACCTGCGCCAACTTTTCCGTATACTTTTCCGTACATTAAATCATCAATATGACTACACGTTTGACTGGACGatgttaaaacaaaaatcaacacTTTCTGCGGCTCTCCAGAGCGGAGCCGGCACGGGAGGATCTGGGGCAGCCCCTCAAGTTGCTCAAGGGCAAGGGCAAGCAACTGCTAAAGTCAACGAGCAAGCGggtattttttcttaa
- the LOC144468003 gene encoding casein kinase I isoform X2 — protein sequence MSLQLAMSVVKSDFIVGSKYRLVRKIGSGSFGDIYLGINVSNGEEVAVKLENMRARHPQLLYESKLYKILHGGVGIPHIRWYGQEREYNVLVMDLLGPSLEDLFTFCSRRFTIKTVLMLADQMIGRIEYVHCKHFIHRDIKPDNFLMGIGRHCNKLFLIDFGLAKKYRDSRTRMHIIYREDKNLTGTARYASINAHIGIEQSRRDDMESLGYVLMYFNRGSLPWQGLKAATKKQKYEKISEKKMSTPVEVLCKGFPAEFAMYLNYTRGLRFEESPDYMYLRQLFRILFRTLNHQYDYTFDWTMLKQKSTLSAALQSGAGTGGSGAAPQVAQGQGQATAKVNEQAGIFS from the exons ATGTCCTTACAGTTGGCGATGTCAGTGGTAAAGAGTGATTTTATCGTGGGCAGCAAGTACAGGCTGGTGAGGAAGATCGGTTCGGGATCCTTTGGCGACATATACCTCGGTATCAACGTCTCTAATGGCGAG GAAGTTGCTGTTAAATTGGAGAACATGCGTGCGCGGCATCCGCAACTCTTATATgaatcaaaattatacaaaatcttacatgGAGGTGTAGGAATACCTCACATACGTTG GTATGGACAGGAACGTGAATACAATGTACTTGTTATGGATCTACTGGGTCCATCCCTAGAAGACCTTTTCACATTCTGTTCAAGGAGGTTCACAATTAAAACAGTTCTAATGTTGGCAGACCAAATGATTGGTAGGATCGAATATGTTCACtgcaaacattttattcacaGAGATATCAAGCCAGATAATTTCTTAATGGGTATTGGACGTCACTGCAATAAG CTGTTTCTTATTGATTTTGGATTAGCTAAAAAGTATAGAGATAGTCGCACAAgaatgcatataatatatcgggaggataaaaatttaacaggCACGGCAAGGTATGCCTCAATCAATGCACATATTGGAATAGAACAAAGCCGTCGCGACGATATGGAATCCCTTGGCTATGTGCTTATGTATTTCAATCGTGGATCCTTGCCCTGGCAAGGACTTAAAGCTGCTACTAAAAAGCAGAAGTACGAAAAAATCAGTGAAAAAAAGATGTCCACGCCTGTGGAAGTTTTATGTAAG gGATTCCCTGCTGAATTTgcaatgtatttaaattatactcGAGGTTTACGCTTCGAAGAAAGTCCAGATTACATGTACCTGCGCCAACTTTTCCGTATACTTTTCCGTACATTAAATCATCAATATGACTACACGTTTGACTGGACGatgttaaaacaaaaatcaacacTTTCTGCGGCTCTCCAGAGCGGAGCCGGCACGGGAGGATCTGGGGCAGCCCCTCAAGTTGCTCAAGGGCAAGGGCAAGCAACTGCTAAAGTCAACGAGCAAGCGggtattttttcttaa
- the LOC144468003 gene encoding casein kinase I isoform X3 — protein sequence MSVVKSDFIVGSKYRLVRKIGSGSFGDIYLGINVSNGEEVAVKLENMRARHPQLLYESKLYKILHGGVGIPHIRWYGQEREYNVLVMDLLGPSLEDLFTFCSRRFTIKTVLMLADQMIGRIEYVHCKHFIHRDIKPDNFLMGIGRHCNKLFLIDFGLAKKYRDSRTRMHIIYREDKNLTGTARYASINAHIGIEQSRRDDMESLGYVLMYFNRGSLPWQGLKAATKKQKYEKISEKKMSTPVEVLCKGFPAEFAMYLNYTRGLRFEESPDYMYLRQLFRILFRTLNHQYDYTFDWTMLKQKSTLSAALQSGAGTGGSGAAPQVAQGQGQATAKVNEQAGIFS from the exons ATGTCAGTGGTAAAGAGTGATTTTATCGTGGGCAGCAAGTACAGGCTGGTGAGGAAGATCGGTTCGGGATCCTTTGGCGACATATACCTCGGTATCAACGTCTCTAATGGCGAG GAAGTTGCTGTTAAATTGGAGAACATGCGTGCGCGGCATCCGCAACTCTTATATgaatcaaaattatacaaaatcttacatgGAGGTGTAGGAATACCTCACATACGTTG GTATGGACAGGAACGTGAATACAATGTACTTGTTATGGATCTACTGGGTCCATCCCTAGAAGACCTTTTCACATTCTGTTCAAGGAGGTTCACAATTAAAACAGTTCTAATGTTGGCAGACCAAATGATTGGTAGGATCGAATATGTTCACtgcaaacattttattcacaGAGATATCAAGCCAGATAATTTCTTAATGGGTATTGGACGTCACTGCAATAAG CTGTTTCTTATTGATTTTGGATTAGCTAAAAAGTATAGAGATAGTCGCACAAgaatgcatataatatatcgggaggataaaaatttaacaggCACGGCAAGGTATGCCTCAATCAATGCACATATTGGAATAGAACAAAGCCGTCGCGACGATATGGAATCCCTTGGCTATGTGCTTATGTATTTCAATCGTGGATCCTTGCCCTGGCAAGGACTTAAAGCTGCTACTAAAAAGCAGAAGTACGAAAAAATCAGTGAAAAAAAGATGTCCACGCCTGTGGAAGTTTTATGTAAG gGATTCCCTGCTGAATTTgcaatgtatttaaattatactcGAGGTTTACGCTTCGAAGAAAGTCCAGATTACATGTACCTGCGCCAACTTTTCCGTATACTTTTCCGTACATTAAATCATCAATATGACTACACGTTTGACTGGACGatgttaaaacaaaaatcaacacTTTCTGCGGCTCTCCAGAGCGGAGCCGGCACGGGAGGATCTGGGGCAGCCCCTCAAGTTGCTCAAGGGCAAGGGCAAGCAACTGCTAAAGTCAACGAGCAAGCGggtattttttcttaa